From a single Flavobacterium sp. genomic region:
- a CDS encoding MATE family efflux transporter, with protein MTFSDYTKEFSYNLKLAYPIILGMLGHTVVGIVDNIMVGKLGPTELAAVSLGNSFVFIAMSLGIGFSTAITPLVAESDGKNDVAGGRSAFHHGLYLCTILGVALFTLIFFSKPLIAYMGQPEAVVEMAKPYLDIVGFSLIPLIMYQAYKQFADGLSETKYSMWATIIGNITNVVINYFLIYGIWIFPELGIVGAAIGTIASRFVMLGYMHYIMNLKPKFHPYFKGFSLKEIKKEVNQKIIKIGMPSAMQMFFEVALFTGAIWLCGMIGTTSQAANQIALSLASLTFMFAMGLSVTAMIRIGNQKGLNDYVTLRKVAISIFLLAVVIEIVFALLFVALHTTLPYIFVDINDVKNLTENLEVIAISANLLLVAAVFQISDGLQVVVLGALRGLQDAKIPMYITFVAYWGIGFPISIYLGLETELKAVGVWIGLLAGLTAAAIFLYIRFNYLTKKLIKN; from the coding sequence ATGACTTTTTCTGACTACACCAAAGAATTTTCCTATAACTTAAAACTTGCCTATCCTATTATTTTAGGAATGTTAGGCCATACCGTTGTGGGAATTGTAGATAATATTATGGTCGGAAAATTAGGTCCAACCGAATTGGCAGCGGTGTCATTGGGAAACAGCTTTGTATTCATAGCGATGTCATTAGGGATTGGATTTTCAACAGCCATTACACCTTTAGTAGCGGAATCAGATGGAAAAAATGATGTCGCTGGCGGTCGTTCAGCTTTTCATCATGGATTGTATTTATGTACGATTTTAGGTGTAGCATTGTTTACATTGATTTTCTTTTCGAAACCACTAATTGCTTACATGGGACAACCCGAAGCTGTTGTAGAAATGGCAAAACCATATTTAGATATAGTTGGTTTTTCGTTGATTCCGTTAATTATGTACCAAGCGTACAAACAATTTGCAGACGGTTTGAGTGAAACTAAATATTCTATGTGGGCAACCATTATTGGAAATATCACCAATGTGGTTATCAACTATTTTCTTATCTACGGAATTTGGATTTTTCCAGAATTAGGTATCGTTGGAGCAGCCATTGGAACTATTGCTTCTCGTTTTGTAATGTTAGGCTATATGCATTACATAATGAATCTAAAACCAAAATTCCATCCGTATTTTAAAGGGTTTAGCTTAAAAGAAATCAAGAAAGAAGTCAACCAAAAAATTATTAAAATTGGAATGCCTTCTGCCATGCAAATGTTCTTTGAAGTGGCTTTGTTCACTGGAGCCATTTGGTTGTGTGGAATGATTGGAACAACGAGTCAGGCTGCAAATCAAATTGCGTTAAGCTTGGCTTCATTAACTTTCATGTTTGCGATGGGATTAAGCGTAACTGCTATGATTCGTATTGGAAACCAAAAAGGATTAAATGATTATGTAACCTTAAGAAAGGTAGCCATATCAATTTTCTTATTAGCTGTGGTGATTGAAATTGTTTTTGCTTTACTATTTGTTGCTTTACATACGACTTTACCATACATTTTCGTAGACATCAACGATGTAAAAAACCTAACTGAAAACTTAGAAGTAATTGCAATTTCAGCTAATTTACTTTTGGTGGCAGCTGTTTTTCAAATTTCTGACGGCCTGCAAGTGGTGGTTTTAGGAGCGCTTCGTGGTTTGCAAGATGCGAAAATTCCAATGTATATTACGTTTGTAGCGTATTGGGGAATTGGATTTCCAATATCCATTTATTTAGGATTAGAAACCGAATTAAAAGCCGTTGGCGTTTGGATTGGACTTTTAGCTGGATTAACAGCAGCAGCGATATTTTTGTATATTCGCTTTAATTATTTGACAAAAAAACTGATTAAAAATTAA